CGCCTCCTGTCCTGCCGTAGGGCGACGGTTCCTGATTGAGCCCGCCCACCATGTGCATGTAGGCGTCTTCCAGACGGGCGGGGACGTCCTCTCCCCCGGCCTCGCGCACGGCGGCCCGTGTGCTTTCCGGGGCGTCCTGTCCCAGCAGCACACGGATGCGGCTGCCCTGCATCAGGGCGTCTTCCACGCCCGGCGTCCGCGTCCAGCGGGCCAGGGCCGCCTTGCTGCCCTCGCTGCCCGGCGGCACATGGAACACGCGCCCTTCCACCCGGGCGGTGAGCCCTTCGGGCGGGCCGTCGTAAAGGATGCGGCCGCCGTCCAGCATGATGATGCCCGGACAGCGCGCGGCCTCGTCCAGATAGGCCGTGGACCAGATGACGGTCATGCCGTCGTCGCTCAGCTCGCTGACCATCTGCCACAGCTCCTGCCGCGACAGGGGGTCCACGCCCACGCCGGGCTCGTCCAGCAGCAGCACGCGCGGCGCCCCCAAAAGGGCGCAGGCGATGCCCAGCTTCTGCTTCATGCCGCCGGAAAGGCGCCCGGCCAGACGGCGGGTGAAGGGCCCCAGCGAGGTAAAGGCCAGCAGCCTGTCGAACAGGGCGTCGCGGGCCTCGCCCTCCAGGCCGCGCAGACGGGCGTGCAGGCGCAGGTTGGCCATGACGGAAAGGTCTTCATACAGGCCGAAACGCTGCGGCATGTAGCCGATGCTGTTGGGGGCGTCCGCCGCCACCTCGCGGGCGGGACGGCCGAACAGCAGGGCCTGCCCCGCCGCCGGTTCCATGAGCCCGGCCAGCAGGCGCAGCAGGGTGGTCTTGCCCGCGCCGTCCGGTCCCACGAGACCGGTGATGCGCCCGGCCGGGATGCGGGCATCCAGACCGCGCAGGGCCTCCACGGCCCCGAAGCGCATGACCAGGCCGCGCAGTTCCACGGCGATGCCGTCCTGCGGCGCCACGGCGTCCTGCACAGCCTCAGGGGCGGCAGCGGCCTGCCGGCCTGCTCCCCCGCCCCTGCGGCCGTCACCGGCATGACCGCCCGCAGGACGGGCCGTATCCGGCTCCGCAGCTGCCCGGCGCCGCCACCAGGCGGACCAGAAGGACATTACGGCTCCACCAGGGTCACGGTCACGGGCATGCCCTGCCGCATGACGTTGTCGGGATCGTCCACCTGCACCCGCAGCCGGTAGACCAGCGAGGTGCGCACTTCCATGGTCTCCACGCTCTTGGGCGTGAACTCCGCCGCCGGAGAGATGAAGCCCACCCGGCCCGAAAATTCCTTGTCCGGCACCGCATCCACGCGCACCCGCACGGCCATGCCCGGCTTGATGCGCCCCAGCTGCGGCTCGTCCACATAGACGCGCAGCCACACCGGATCCACCAGGCTCAGGGTGTACACGGTCTGCCCGGCCTGCACGATGGCCCCGGCCTCACGGGCACGGGTCAGGACGATGCCGTCCTGCGGCGCGGTCAGCACGGCGTCACGCAGCCGGATCTCGGCCAGCTCCAGCGCGGCCGCCGCGGCATCCACCGCCGCCCGCTGGGCCAGCACCTCTTCCTCGCGGTAGCCGGACAGCAGCATGTCCAGCTGCTCCTGCGCCGAACGCAGTTCCGCCCGGGCCGACCTGTCCGAACTGCGGGCGTTGTCCAGCTCCTTCTGGGAGATGGCGTTGCGTGCGCGCATGGCGCTGACGCGGTTCAGATTGATGGCCGCATTGTCGGCCACGGCACGGGCACGGGCCACGGCGGCACGGGCCTGCTCCACTTCTTCCGTGCGGTAGCCGCGCTCCAGGCGCAGCAGCTGGGCCTTCTGCCCGGCCAGCTGGGCCGCACTCTGGTCCCGCTGCTGGCGCAGCAGGTCATCGTCCAGACAGGCCAGCTCCTGCCCGGCGCGCACGCTGTCGCCTTCGTCCACCAGCACCCGGGCGATGCGGCCGTCCACACGAAAGCTCACATCCACCTGGCGGATCTCCACATTGCCGTACAGCACCAGGCTCCCCTGCGTCCCGTCCCACAGAAAATACCAGCCCAGCGCCACGACCACGCCCGCAAGCAGCACCGCTGCCAGAATCTTTTGCCGCATATCGTCTCTCCCGCAGGGAGCCCGGGACAGGAGGGCAGCCCCTCCCGCGCTCCGCGCAGCCCCGGACAATGTCTCCATACAGGCCCCGGATCGGGAATCCGGCATGATGCCGGCCGGATGCGACCGCCAGGGCCCTCAGGGCAGGCAGCATACGAAGATTGTCCCGCCCTGTCCATCCGGGGCGGGGACGGGGATGGCGGGTCCCCGTCTTCGGACGCGGACAGGGGATCCCCTGCCTGGCACATGAAAAACGGTGCGGGCCCCGCAAGGAGGCCCGCAGGAAAGCGCGGGGCAACACGGCCTGACGGTCCTGATGCCTGCGCTGTCAGGCCCGCGGCAGGGGCCTAACGGAACGTGGCGGCCTGGGTGAAGGCCCAGTCACGATGACGGACGGCGGCATGACATTCGATACATTCCTTTTCAAAGGACGCGTCCTTGCCGTAGGGGGTGCGGTCGGGCCCTTTCCAGCGGGCCCAGCCCCAGCCGGTACCGTTGGCGGCGAACTTTTTGCTGTCCTTGAACATGAACTCGGCGTTCAGGAGCTTGCCGGGCACCACGGCAGCGGGCCAGTCTTCCTCACTGGTCTCGGTCCAGGCCACCTTGGCGATGATGGCGCCGTCGGGCCAGGGCGAAGTCTGGCCGCTGCGGGCCGCCTTGACGGCGATGTCATTGCCCAGGATGACGCGCATGCTTTCCCGGTCCAGACGGTGGGAAATGGAGATCACCGCCCAGTTTTCAAAACCTTCCGGGATCTCGAGGCCATTGGGGGCGGGGGCCGGTTTCTGTTCCTCCGCGACAGTCGGCGCCGCACACAGGCTGAACAGGCACAGGGCGGACAACAGGGGGGCAAACTTCATGTCGAACCTCCGTAAAAGCGGCATGCATGTCCTGTGCGGGCCATCCGGCGCAGGGCATGGTGCCAAGTTATGGAAATAGTTATTTATACTACTTATAAATGAAATGAGATGTCAACTTCTTTTTCCCGCCCTCGCATGTCCTGCTGCCGCAGGCACGGCCAAAAACAAAAAGCCCGTCGCAGGACACGACGGGCCGGGAACATGGACGGGAACACCGCTGCCGTTCAGGTCAGCACAGCGGGAACAGGGGCGGGCTCACGCAGGCATGGCGGCTGCGCGGGGCCTTCCCGGAGGGATCAGCGGTCTTCCTCCTTGCGCCGGGCGGGAAATGCTTCCAGACGCTTGTCCCCGGTACCCGGGGCAGGACGACGGGGCATTCAGCC
This is a stretch of genomic DNA from Desulfovibrio piger. It encodes these proteins:
- a CDS encoding efflux RND transporter periplasmic adaptor subunit codes for the protein MRQKILAAVLLAGVVVALGWYFLWDGTQGSLVLYGNVEIRQVDVSFRVDGRIARVLVDEGDSVRAGQELACLDDDLLRQQRDQSAAQLAGQKAQLLRLERGYRTEEVEQARAAVARARAVADNAAINLNRVSAMRARNAISQKELDNARSSDRSARAELRSAQEQLDMLLSGYREEEVLAQRAAVDAAAAALELAEIRLRDAVLTAPQDGIVLTRAREAGAIVQAGQTVYTLSLVDPVWLRVYVDEPQLGRIKPGMAVRVRVDAVPDKEFSGRVGFISPAAEFTPKSVETMEVRTSLVYRLRVQVDDPDNVMRQGMPVTVTLVEP
- a CDS encoding ATP-binding cassette domain-containing protein encodes the protein MSFWSAWWRRRAAAEPDTARPAGGHAGDGRRGGGAGRQAAAAPEAVQDAVAPQDGIAVELRGLVMRFGAVEALRGLDARIPAGRITGLVGPDGAGKTTLLRLLAGLMEPAAGQALLFGRPAREVAADAPNSIGYMPQRFGLYEDLSVMANLRLHARLRGLEGEARDALFDRLLAFTSLGPFTRRLAGRLSGGMKQKLGIACALLGAPRVLLLDEPGVGVDPLSRQELWQMVSELSDDGMTVIWSTAYLDEAARCPGIIMLDGGRILYDGPPEGLTARVEGRVFHVPPGSEGSKAALARWTRTPGVEDALMQGSRIRVLLGQDAPESTRAAVREAGGEDVPARLEDAYMHMVGGLNQEPSPYGRTGGDGGGQVARLSVEAPERIVAQGLTKRFGTFTAADHISFTVRAGEIFGLLGPNGAGKSTTFRMLCGLSRPTSGQCSVDGVDLLRAGSAARSRLGYMAQKFSLYLDIPVRENILTCAELYGLAPERRKALLPVLAQALELTDYLDSRTLSLPLGQKQRLALLCATLHEPPVLFLDEPTSGVDVRTRRDFWKHITAMTGAGASVLVTTHFMEEAEYCDRMALIYRGAMISMGTPDALKASCRGMAGMPDDPTLEDAFIASIRRYDAEHPQ
- a CDS encoding cytochrome P460 family protein produces the protein MKFAPLLSALCLFSLCAAPTVAEEQKPAPAPNGLEIPEGFENWAVISISHRLDRESMRVILGNDIAVKAARSGQTSPWPDGAIIAKVAWTETSEEDWPAAVVPGKLLNAEFMFKDSKKFAANGTGWGWARWKGPDRTPYGKDASFEKECIECHAAVRHRDWAFTQAATFR